The genomic segment TGGACGCAGACTACTCCCACAACCCGCAAGACATACCCAAATTGATACATACCGCCCAAAAAGGATACGATCCCGTAATCGGCAGCCGATACAGCCCGGGCGGCGAAATCATCGGATGGCACTTCGCTCGATTATTCATCAGCCGTTGCGCCAACCTCATCGCCTCAACTATGGTGGGAATGCGGCCACATGACTGCACCAGCGGCTTCAGATGCTACACATCGCGCTATGTAAAAAGCGTTTTAGACAATCTGCACAGCCAAACATACGAGATTCAAATGAAAACGTGAAACAAGCTCGGCAAAAGGGTTTCTGATGAAGGAGGTTCCAATACCCTTTGTAAACAGAAAAAGAGGAAAATCAAAGCTAACCAAAAACGAAATTCTGGGAATGGCGCCCTCACTTTTCGCCTCAAAAGACCAAACAAATCCGGAAATGCGCGAATACAGTCCAAAACTAGTCTTCACGTACACTAAAACTGAGACAAAATCTCTGGACACAATCATCATAGTAGCATCAGGATTAACAGTCACTATAGTGATCGCTTTTCTAGCTTACAAGTTCTCAAAAAGACACAAAACAAAAACTCGACATCACAAAACACGGTCTAAATCACATCTCAGAGGGAGACAAAGAGTAGATGTGTGCACAGCTACCACCTAAAGCTCTTGATTATAATGTCTAGAAGAATTGCAGCAGCAAACACATTTGGATCAAAAATGCGCGCGCGCAGCTCTTTCACGGACACTAACCTGATCTTCAGAACCCACATTCAAAACCTAAACTCTTCTCTGCATAGCCTCAAAGGCTGTCAAAACCCATAATCAAAACCCACGAACCACCTTCGAAGCCCCCCATAAAACGAAAATTGGCTCAAGAGACCCAGGGCCAATTTATTAAAGCATAAAACAACTACCTGAGAGATAGTAAGAACCACACCACATAACCACCTCATGGATGCGCATAGTTTATGGTTCGAGTTTATTTAGAGCTCTCTACACTCGTAGCCTTAGCTAACTCATTCGATTTATTCCATGACGAGACAAAGAAGTTTTTAGACAATATAAAACGTCTCGGCTTTGAACCGATATCATGCAAGCAGGCTGTAGAAATGGACTTAGCCATAGGTATAGCTAAGAGACCATTAAGAGTGGCTGACGCACTCAGAATGATGGAGGTAATTGATACCTGTAAAATTAAGCTCCTAAATACGCAGTCAAGAACCCTGCTTATGCTTGTTAAGGAGTATCTAAAAGAAGCGCGGTTAAACATAGGCGACTTATTACACTACGCTGGAGCAACCTTGTTGAATGCGGATTATCTTGCCTCTTGGAACACTGACGACTTTAACCCCCGCTTCGAGAAATCTATAAACAGAGTTAACAGAAGAAAAAACCTTAAAACTATAAAAGTAGGTACACCAACTATCATTTCAGAGTGGTTATCATGAGCAGCGTCGATGTAGTGAAACAGATACATAAAGATGTAGACCGCCTGCTTAAGGACTTGAGCATAGAGGATCAAGAGATAGTGCTCAAGGAAGCCCACAACGTAGTTGAGAGCCTGAAAAGGATAGAGCAGATAACAAGCAAAGTTAAAGCTGCTTTATAATTCGCTAGTGCATCATTCTTCTTCCCAAGTCCACTCCAGAGGATTCTCAACACTCAAGAACGTGTACTTTTTGAAATGTTGTTTGTTTTCTGTCCATATCGTGTCAACGTTCCCCTTCGCCGTGTAGGCCAACACGCAATCGAATACCTCACCGTCGACAGTCGACAATTCACCAACCCACTTGAACGCCTCACCGTATGCCTCAACGGTTGGAATAAGCTTTCCAATAGCCACACTCTTCTCATAGAGTTTGCACAGTTCAGCGGCCTCTTTTGAAGTTAGCGGTTTCCTCACTCTTTTTCCCGTCATGACGGAGTAGAATTCCAAGAGGTTCTGATAAGAAACAAAAGTTTTGATTAAACCGCTTATTGAAGCCTTGATAATAAGGGACGCCTCACCATGACATGTGTTTAAACTATCGTGGGCATAACACAGAATCATGGTGTCAAGCAAGATACTCTTCTGAGCATGGACACTTTGAGCAACATCGATGCCATCAACCAACATCCTCATAAATTTCCCTTCTTGTCAAGCCTCCCGGCACACCGATCTCACGAGCATTCACCAAGGCATCAAGAATTTGCTCATCAGCCGTTTTTCGCTTCAACTCAACCTTAAAACTCTTCCTGTCTAAAACCGCCAAAGTTAGCTTATCCCCATTTCTCAAACCAATCTTCTCTCTCACCCCAGCCGGAACATAAATCTTCTTTTTATGATAAGTTGTTTCAACCATTCCAAGTCACCTTAACCAAGTACTCCATACCCACATACCCACATATAAATGTACCCACACTAACACCAACCCACAAAATCTTAACTGTACACGCGAAGCACGTTGACAGGGGGGTTTTTGTAATGATGTTCTACGGATTTACCGCCAAAATAGCTGAAAGACTTAGCACTGGATGATAAGGCATGAGAGAAAAATGGTTTAAGAAGCGGCCGTTCAAAGCTTGTTTAGGAAGGCCAGAGAGCTTAACACGGACTGTTATGACTACGTTAGACGCTGACTAGCAGCACGATCTTGGTGAACAAAACTCACGAGAAACATTCATGGAACGCTGACTAGTACCAAAGGAGCCTTGTGGGAATTAGCCTTTAACACTCGATAGCCTTTACAATCCAATACGCGCAAAATAGGACATGGACAATAATATGAACCGATATTAGGTTCCCACTCTGTAAATGAAACTTTTGCTAAACCATTGATGAAATATATGAATAGCAGCGAGCTTTATCGTTGTTCCCAGCACGCACATTCTAGACGGGTCAAAAAAATTCCTTAAAGGAATAACCGCTACGAGTAATATGGTAGAGATCAAAAACAACATGAAGCACTTGCAGTTTACACAGCAAAAAGAAAAGGAATATACTAAGACCATCTACAAGTCAAACAAAGCTTCAACATTACGTCCTCTGCATGGTTGTTCTCTTGAGATGTTTCTCTATCTCATCGACAACAAATCTGGCATTGTCAATTATCGCTCTAGCTTTCTCTTGAGTATAATATTCCATGGGCGTCACCCACTCACCAGCCACCTTAAGAGGGTACCGTGCATACACAACTTCTCTTTGTATTTGCCTACCCCGGTCAATCAATTGCACATACCTTTCTTCCTTTAACAATTCTGGCTTCGCTCTCCTGAGGACAGCAGCCAAACCGCTGATTGCTCTATGATTTTTTGCTTCATCTCCTCCAAGCTTAAGAATCATAGCATTCGCAGCACTTTCAACAGCCA from the Candidatus Bathyarchaeota archaeon genome contains:
- a CDS encoding glycosyltransferase codes for the protein MPPILSFPNPPGYIVTMDADYSHNPQDIPKLIHTAQKGYDPVIGSRYSPGGEIIGWHFARLFISRCANLIASTMVGMRPHDCTSGFRCYTSRYVKSVLDNLHSQTYEIQMKT
- a CDS encoding HEPN domain-containing protein, with translation MVESKVEVLLRIAEVNLSRAEKRFHAGECDSAVFHASMAVESAANAMILKLGGDEAKNHRAISGLAAVLRRAKPELLKEERYVQLIDRGRQIQREVVYARYPLKVAGEWVTPMEYYTQEKARAIIDNARFVVDEIEKHLKRTTMQRT